The following are encoded in a window of Oncorhynchus keta strain PuntledgeMale-10-30-2019 chromosome 10, Oket_V2, whole genome shotgun sequence genomic DNA:
- the LOC118388453 gene encoding solute carrier family 2, facilitated glucose transporter member 1-like isoform X2 encodes MDSGSKQVTFQLMLTVGTAVIGSLQFGYNTGVINAPQKVIERFLNETWFDRYQEPITKTSLTTLWSISVAIFSVGGIFGSFSVGLFVNRFGRRNSMLMANVLAFVSAALMGFSKMGGSWEMLIIGRFVVGLYSGLSTGFVPMYVGEVAPTALRGALGTLHQLGIVTGILMAQVFGMEALMGNASLWPFLLGFTFIPALVQCALLPFCPESPRFLLINRNEENKAKTVLKKLRGTTDVSADMQEMKEEARQMMREKKVTILELFRSPLYRQPIFIAIMLQLSQQLSGINAVFYYSTRIFEKAGVAQPVYATIGAGVVNTAFTVVSLFVVERAGRRSLHLLGLIGMAGAAVLMTVALALLEQLPWMSYVSIVAIFAFVAFFEIGPGPIPWFIVAELFSQGPRPSAFAVAGFSNWTANFIVGMAFQYVEELCGPYVFVIFTILLLSFFIFTYFKVPETKGRTFDEISAGFRQSAGTGGEKHSPEELNSLGADSQL; translated from the exons GTTATTGAGAGGTTCCTCAACGAAACATGGTTCGACCGGTACCAGGAGCCCATCACCAAGACCTCCCTCACCACCCTGTGGTCCATCTCCGTCGCCATCTTCTCTGTCGGCGGCATCTTTGGCTCCTTCTCCGTGGGCCTGTTCGTTAACCGCTTTGGCAG GAGGAACTCCATGCTCATGGCCAACGTGCTGGCCTTTGTCTCCGCTGCTCTCATGGGCTTCTCTAAGATGGGTGGCTCGTGGGAGATGCTGATCATCGGGCGCTTCGTGGTGGGCCTCTACTCCGGCCTCTCCACTGGCTTTGTGCCGATGTACGTGGGTGAGGTGGCCCCCACTGCCCTCCGAGGAGCCCTGGGCACCCTCCACCAGCTGGGCATCGTCACAGGCATCCTGATGGCACAG GTGTTTGGCATGGAGGCCTTAATGGGGAACGCATCTCTGTGGCCCTTCCTGCTGGGCTTCACCTTCATCCCAGCCCTAGTGCAGTGTGCACTGCTGCCCTTCTGCCCCGAGAGCCCCCGCTTCCTCCTCATCAACCGTAACGAAGAGAACAAGGCCAAGACTG tcCTGAAGAAGCTGCGTGGGACCACAGACGTGAGTGCAGACATGCAGGAGATGAAGGAGGAGGCCAGGCAGATGATGAGGGAGAAGAAGGTGACCATCCTAGAGCTGTTCCGTTCGCCACTCTACCGCCAGCCCATCTTCATCGCTATCATGCTTCAGCTCTCCCAGCAGCTGTCTGGCATCAACGCT GTTTTCTACTACTCTACCCGTATCTTTGAGAAGGCCGGAGTTGCTCAGCCTGTTTATGCTACAATTGGTGCCGGTGTGGTCAACACAGCCTTCACTGTGGTGTCG ttgTTTGTGGTGGAGCGCGCCGGACGCAGGTCTCTCCACTTGCTGGGGCTGATAGGAATGGCAGGCGCTGCCGTTCTGATGACCGTCGCTCTGGCTCTGCTG GAACAGCTGCCGTGGATGTCCTACGTGAGCATCGTGGCCATCTTTGCCTTTGTGGCATTCTTTGAGATTGGCCCGGGTCCCATCCCCTGGTTCATCGTGGCTGAGCTGTTCTCCCAAGGACCCCGGCCCTCGGCCTTCGCTGTGGCTGGCTTCTCTAACTGGACCGCCAACTTCATAGTGGGCATGGCCTTCCAGTATGTAGAG GAGTTGTGTGGCCCTTATGTCTTTGTCATCTTCACTATACTGCTGCTCAGCTTCTTCATCTTCACCTACTTCAAGGTGCCTGAGACCAAGGGCCGGACATTTGACGAGATCTCTGCCGGGTTCCGCCAGTCGGCTGGCACTGGGGGAGAGAAGCACTCACCGGAGGAGCTCAACAGCCTGGGGGCTGACTCTCAGCTCTGA